A genomic window from Maridesulfovibrio sp. includes:
- a CDS encoding PTS sugar transporter subunit IIC, producing MGCGDWFFFAIFSLFRFTINPGLLERPLVVGALWGAVTGDVATSLKIAVFFELFWLDNIPAGTYIPPHILAPTFAALALTTSFAFTDPRQVMVILLSCLPLARIGAWLDSSLRQWHNRGHNKLIGWARKAKAGNQLPQKLVFQSILRTFVTSWLFFWTSTILLHYMLCIFFHKWGPRVAEVDMKWSFLWIAASLGGLLAVRLRKAYATFVFGVVLIGFIILAGIM from the coding sequence TTGGGTTGCGGTGATTGGTTTTTTTTTGCAATTTTTTCGCTCTTCCGATTTACGATAAACCCGGGTCTTCTCGAGCGACCACTTGTGGTTGGCGCCTTATGGGGTGCTGTTACTGGTGATGTTGCTACAAGTCTTAAGATAGCGGTCTTTTTCGAATTGTTCTGGTTGGATAATATCCCAGCCGGGACCTACATTCCCCCCCATATTCTCGCGCCTACATTTGCGGCTTTGGCATTAACTACGTCTTTTGCATTCACCGATCCTCGCCAGGTCATGGTCATTCTGTTGTCCTGCCTACCGCTGGCCAGAATTGGTGCTTGGTTGGATTCTTCCCTCAGGCAATGGCATAATCGCGGTCATAATAAACTCATCGGCTGGGCGCGCAAGGCCAAGGCTGGTAATCAGCTCCCGCAAAAGCTGGTTTTTCAATCTATTTTAAGAACTTTTGTCACTTCTTGGCTTTTTTTCTGGACAAGTACCATACTCCTTCATTATATGCTTTGTATATTTTTTCACAAATGGGGACCGAGGGTCGCCGAAGTGGATATGAAATGGTCTTTTTTATGGATCGCAGCCAGCCTCGGAGGACTTTTAGCCGTAAGGTTGCGGAAAGCTTACGCCACTTTTGTCTTCGGAGTGGTCTTAATCGGCTTTATTATCCTTGCCGGGATCATGTAA
- a CDS encoding PTS sugar transporter subunit IIB: MMWVRIDNRLVHGQIIETWLPYTHAKNIIVANDAVAGDNLQQQIMSLAIPQSVNCSFCSVDSLNDSIMTLANGNASSIILFSSCADVRRALDSGFRFNIVNIGNIHYGPGKKQISPSVALSSDDESCLHYFKGQGIELDFRCVPNDPVQVRFS; the protein is encoded by the coding sequence ATGATGTGGGTGAGAATTGATAACCGTCTTGTTCATGGGCAGATTATTGAAACATGGCTACCGTACACCCACGCTAAGAATATAATCGTGGCTAACGATGCCGTTGCCGGGGATAATTTGCAGCAGCAAATTATGTCGCTGGCTATTCCGCAGTCAGTGAACTGCTCTTTTTGTTCTGTCGATTCGTTGAATGATAGTATAATGACCCTTGCTAATGGGAACGCCAGCTCGATAATTCTTTTCTCTTCTTGTGCCGATGTTCGCCGGGCACTTGATTCAGGGTTCAGATTTAATATCGTGAATATAGGTAATATCCATTACGGACCGGGTAAGAAACAGATTTCGCCTAGCGTGGCCCTGAGTTCCGATGATGAATCATGTCTTCATTATTTTAAAGGGCAGGGTATAGAGCTTGATTTTCGATGTGTTCCCAATGATCCTGTTCAGGTGAGGTTTTCATGA
- a CDS encoding PTS sugar transporter subunit IIA, with the protein MGIESSKNGIVLVTHGNFGQTLIEAAELIVGPQEGVLSLSVEVSQGIDVAVEALKKNIAEVSSGNGVLILTDMFGGTPTNLSLSLLQSDDIEVVTGVSLPMLLKAFQVRNESLQKMAEEVSKAAAKGIVIAGEMLRKRTKKG; encoded by the coding sequence ATGGGAATTGAATCAAGCAAAAACGGGATAGTTCTGGTTACCCATGGTAACTTCGGGCAGACGTTGATTGAGGCGGCTGAATTAATTGTTGGTCCGCAGGAGGGCGTGCTCTCATTGAGCGTGGAAGTTTCTCAGGGGATTGATGTTGCTGTGGAAGCTCTTAAAAAGAATATTGCCGAAGTTAGCAGCGGAAACGGTGTTTTGATTCTTACAGACATGTTCGGCGGAACTCCAACCAATTTAAGCCTCTCGCTGCTTCAAAGCGATGATATTGAGGTTGTCACCGGTGTGAGTCTGCCTATGCTGCTCAAAGCGTTTCAGGTGCGTAATGAATCCTTGCAGAAAATGGCTGAGGAAGTCAGCAAAGCTGCTGCTAAGGGGATTGTAATAGCGGGCGAAATGCTGCGAAAACGAACTAAGAAAGGGTAG
- the rapZ gene encoding RNase adapter RapZ, translating to MVVDDSFPVIVVTGLSGAGKSTVLKVFEDLRFFCVDGLPAGMLSRLVDLFNTRDNAYRGLVLGMDLRQLEFSSDWESTREELTRKGYSPSILFLEARLPELVRRYATTRRLHPLESRDFGLEQALEREKEILGEVRQQADLVIDTTTYSIHDLRRRIQEKWAELSEKTRGLRVHVMSFGFKHDVPTAADMVMDLRFLPNPYFEEELRPLSGQDKAISDYVLGSEPGSIFIEKYLDFLQYVLPLYEEEGRYRLTIAVGCTGGRHRSVATAERIFATLKDNGYSVSLEHKHIHLK from the coding sequence GTGGTTGTGGATGATTCTTTTCCAGTGATTGTCGTTACCGGTCTTTCCGGTGCCGGAAAATCTACTGTGCTGAAAGTCTTCGAAGATCTGCGTTTTTTTTGCGTAGACGGTTTACCTGCAGGGATGCTATCACGTCTGGTCGATCTTTTTAATACCCGCGATAATGCTTACCGGGGTTTGGTACTGGGGATGGATCTTCGACAGTTGGAATTCAGTTCTGATTGGGAGAGCACCCGTGAAGAATTAACCCGTAAGGGATATTCGCCCAGCATCCTTTTTCTTGAAGCGCGTCTTCCTGAACTGGTAAGGCGTTATGCTACAACCCGGCGTTTGCATCCTTTGGAGTCAAGAGATTTTGGTCTGGAGCAGGCTTTGGAGCGGGAAAAGGAAATCCTTGGCGAAGTTCGTCAGCAGGCTGACCTTGTCATAGATACAACCACCTATTCTATCCACGACTTGCGCCGTAGGATTCAAGAAAAGTGGGCCGAATTGAGTGAGAAGACTCGTGGGCTGCGTGTCCATGTAATGTCTTTCGGTTTTAAACATGACGTACCTACAGCCGCAGATATGGTCATGGATCTCCGGTTTTTGCCCAATCCTTACTTTGAAGAAGAGCTTCGTCCCCTTTCCGGTCAGGATAAAGCTATTTCAGACTATGTTCTCGGCTCGGAACCCGGTTCAATTTTTATTGAGAAATATCTCGATTTCCTTCAATATGTCCTACCTCTCTACGAAGAGGAGGGCAGGTACAGGCTGACTATTGCAGTGGGTTGCACTGGCGGAAGGCATCGATCGGTCGCCACGGCTGAGAGGATATTTGCAACTCTTAAAGATAATGGTTATTCTGTTTCCCTTGAACATAAGCATATTCATTTGAAGTAG
- a CDS encoding PTS sugar transporter subunit IIA translates to MNIADNLAKDLVIHELNASDKGEVLKEMVSTLKDAGLEVDVDNALKVLNDREKLGTTGIGDGIAIPHGKLECLEEIVVVVGRSSEGVDFESLDMQPCKIFFMVLAPEQGAGAHLKVLAHISRQLKDESFRQAFIDTEDKDELLRLLGIA, encoded by the coding sequence ATGAATATAGCAGATAATCTGGCGAAGGACCTTGTAATACATGAACTGAATGCCTCTGATAAAGGTGAAGTTCTGAAAGAAATGGTTTCTACCCTGAAAGACGCAGGTCTTGAAGTAGATGTGGACAATGCCCTGAAGGTCCTTAATGATCGTGAAAAACTTGGAACAACAGGAATAGGGGATGGCATTGCCATCCCCCACGGAAAACTGGAATGTCTGGAAGAGATTGTAGTAGTTGTAGGCCGCTCGAGTGAAGGCGTCGACTTTGAGTCTCTGGACATGCAGCCTTGTAAAATATTCTTTATGGTACTGGCCCCCGAGCAGGGGGCCGGTGCTCATTTGAAGGTGCTGGCCCATATTTCGCGGCAACTAAAGGATGAGTCATTCCGGCAGGCCTTTATAGATACCGAGGATAAGGATGAGCTGCTTCGCCTTCTTGGTATCGCATAA
- the raiA gene encoding ribosome-associated translation inhibitor RaiA, giving the protein MNVAFTFKNFDASEHLKEYANSRFSKLVKYVSNPDNTDMQVNLSVDKFRHVAEVVFTSDHLHVSAFEVSEDMYSTVDMVLDKLEAQLRRANEKMRSHRRKDEAPARMDILSYGEEEYREPVIVESDSFIPKPMSVDEAAEQLQTLDHEFLVFRNADNEAINVIYRRNNGDFGLIDPGY; this is encoded by the coding sequence ATGAACGTAGCATTTACTTTTAAGAACTTCGACGCATCCGAACATCTTAAGGAATATGCAAACAGCCGTTTCTCCAAGTTGGTTAAGTATGTCAGCAACCCTGACAATACTGATATGCAGGTTAATTTGTCAGTTGATAAGTTCCGACACGTTGCGGAAGTTGTTTTCACTTCCGACCATCTGCATGTCTCAGCTTTCGAAGTGTCCGAGGACATGTATTCCACTGTGGATATGGTTTTGGACAAGCTTGAAGCCCAGCTTCGCCGTGCAAACGAGAAGATGAGAAGTCATCGGCGTAAGGACGAGGCTCCTGCCCGTATGGATATTCTCAGCTACGGAGAGGAAGAGTACAGGGAACCAGTGATTGTGGAGTCTGACTCCTTTATTCCCAAGCCCATGAGTGTTGATGAAGCAGCAGAACAGTTGCAGACCCTTGACCATGAATTCCTGGTATTTCGTAATGCGGATAATGAAGCAATAAATGTAATATACCGCCGCAATAATGGCGATTTCGGTTTAATTGACCCGGGATACTAA
- the rpoN gene encoding RNA polymerase factor sigma-54 translates to MGLELRQQLKLTQQLVMTPQLQQAIKLLQLSRLELVDSVHQELMENPILEEAEAQERTDAADAEAGTATAEETQISKEAEWENYLGEFSSTSKQSASRESESYEDGASFEARLTKATSLEGHLHWQMSLSDFTDKEIEIGECLIGNLSSGGFLRIDLEEVCETCYAEIEEVEKVLYRIQRFDPVGVGARTPQECLLIQLEALRLDDDPILVSLVSEHLDDLEKKRYKPLARKFKLSMEDLKSYLDLMQTLDPLPGASFSGGDSFYISPDAYVYEYDGDFVIVLNEDGLPKLQMNAFYVETLASTKGEDKEYFQDKMRSAQWLMKSLYQRQRTLYKVLESIVRFQREFFAEGVTKLKPLILKEVAEDIEMHESTVSRITTNKYVSTPHGIYELKFFFNSALGLDDGSQVGSESVKATIKKLISEEDGKKPLSDEKIAEILKEKLEVNIARRTVAKYRTAMGILSSSKRKKVF, encoded by the coding sequence ATGGGGTTGGAACTTAGACAACAATTAAAGCTTACTCAACAGCTGGTAATGACTCCTCAGCTGCAGCAGGCTATCAAGTTGTTGCAGCTTTCCCGCTTGGAGCTGGTGGATTCCGTTCATCAGGAGCTGATGGAGAATCCTATCCTCGAAGAAGCTGAAGCGCAGGAAAGGACAGATGCTGCTGATGCTGAGGCAGGCACCGCGACTGCTGAGGAAACACAAATCTCCAAGGAAGCCGAATGGGAAAATTATCTCGGGGAATTTTCCAGTACTTCGAAGCAATCTGCTTCACGTGAATCAGAGTCTTATGAAGATGGTGCCTCTTTTGAAGCACGTTTGACCAAGGCCACTTCGCTTGAAGGTCATTTGCATTGGCAGATGAGCCTTTCTGATTTTACTGATAAAGAAATTGAAATAGGTGAATGCCTTATCGGTAATTTGAGCTCCGGAGGTTTTTTAAGGATTGACTTGGAAGAAGTTTGTGAAACGTGCTATGCTGAAATCGAAGAAGTAGAAAAAGTGCTTTATCGAATTCAGAGGTTTGATCCAGTAGGAGTAGGGGCAAGAACCCCGCAGGAATGCCTACTGATTCAGCTTGAAGCTCTAAGACTCGATGATGATCCGATTCTTGTCTCGCTGGTGAGTGAACATCTCGATGATCTTGAAAAGAAGCGGTATAAGCCGCTCGCAAGGAAATTCAAGCTCAGCATGGAGGATTTGAAGAGTTATCTTGACTTGATGCAGACACTTGACCCTCTTCCGGGAGCAAGTTTTTCAGGCGGAGACTCTTTCTATATCAGCCCTGATGCTTATGTTTATGAATATGATGGTGATTTTGTCATAGTTTTAAACGAGGACGGTCTTCCTAAATTGCAGATGAATGCTTTTTATGTGGAGACACTGGCATCGACGAAAGGAGAGGATAAAGAATATTTTCAGGACAAGATGCGCTCCGCCCAGTGGCTGATGAAGAGCCTCTATCAGCGGCAGCGTACCTTATATAAAGTTCTTGAATCCATAGTGAGATTCCAGCGCGAATTTTTCGCAGAAGGTGTCACAAAGCTTAAACCCCTTATCTTGAAGGAAGTAGCGGAAGACATCGAAATGCACGAATCCACCGTGAGCCGAATCACAACCAATAAGTATGTATCGACTCCGCATGGGATTTATGAGCTTAAGTTCTTTTTTAATAGTGCCCTCGGTCTGGATGACGGATCTCAGGTCGGTTCTGAATCCGTCAAGGCGACGATCAAGAAATTGATCAGTGAAGAAGACGGAAAGAAACCCCTCAGTGACGAGAAAATAGCTGAGATTCTCAAAGAGAAGCTGGAAGTTAATATCGCCAGAAGGACCGTGGCCAAGTACAGAACTGCAATGGGAATACTCTCCTCTTCTAAGAGGAAAAAGGTGTTCTAA
- the lptB gene encoding LPS export ABC transporter ATP-binding protein, which translates to MSSIIAKKLVKNYGPKEVVRGIGLTVREGEVVGLLGPNGAGKTTTFYMLVGVVKPTSGDVYFNKKQITRLPLHERARLGLSYLPQESSIFKKLSVRKNLEIIIEHTGLSGKDVPKRADELLDQLGILRLAEQKAMYLSGGERRRLEIARAMINNPKFILLDEPFAGIDPIAVIDIQDIISSLKDMGMGILISDHNVRETLSICDRAYLVYEGRVILNGSPESIVQNTKARRLYLGDSFSL; encoded by the coding sequence ATGTCTTCGATTATCGCAAAGAAACTGGTCAAAAATTACGGGCCTAAAGAGGTTGTCCGCGGAATCGGGCTTACTGTACGCGAAGGCGAGGTTGTTGGACTGCTTGGCCCTAACGGGGCTGGTAAAACAACAACTTTCTATATGCTCGTGGGAGTAGTCAAACCTACTTCCGGGGATGTCTATTTTAATAAAAAGCAGATAACCAGACTGCCTCTGCACGAGAGGGCACGTCTGGGGCTAAGTTATCTGCCTCAGGAAAGCTCTATATTCAAAAAGCTTTCTGTGCGTAAGAATCTGGAGATTATCATCGAGCATACCGGTCTTTCCGGTAAGGATGTTCCCAAGAGGGCGGACGAGCTGCTGGACCAGCTCGGTATTCTGCGTCTTGCTGAACAGAAGGCCATGTACCTTTCCGGTGGTGAGCGAAGGCGTCTGGAGATTGCGCGCGCGATGATCAACAATCCCAAGTTCATTTTGCTTGATGAACCATTCGCCGGGATTGATCCAATTGCGGTTATTGATATTCAGGACATCATTTCTTCGTTGAAGGATATGGGGATGGGTATCCTCATTTCCGACCACAACGTGCGTGAAACTCTGTCCATTTGTGATAGGGCATATCTGGTCTATGAAGGCCGTGTTATTCTTAACGGTTCGCCGGAAAGTATTGTTCAAAATACCAAGGCGCGCAGGCTCTATTTGGGAGACAGTTTTAGTCTTTAG
- a CDS encoding LptA/OstA family protein — translation MKITRTIANVRSEPSLKADVVWVLSPAESFLVGPEKDGWFPVYPASDDKDVKTVGYISGKVVIPAAADSPLTDWGDIRYVGKDFKYHLERTVKSSTGGVLKSGDKIKVGFLRNGWYAFFKADAQVVSEADALGYVKQSDVDLVNEDARIRYAVRRINVIEKPVATSRAVGVLSPGHRAQVRKEKGGMYALYRIDTIVTKDTPVWGYAWGPFLAPYPANLEKAQMAGIDARKAEIKAEESKIKQEELERGNKLAAMEQAMDDMLLAPVKTKTLYATAVLNVRSEPDVKALIVDKLEQGQAVTVGQLDGKWFPVFKTDENKEKKLIGYVYGTYLSADAPVIEEEKPRTKRIPGGPDEVPIKITSSKMTFSENRNQITFSGNVKVVRLDVTLTSDTLTAYLRPDGDSLSDTQDKIKKIVAGGNVKVVMKKRKGHCDKLTYVVGDSIIFMKGNAELQDGPNNIQGDEIKFYIKDNRAEVVGGNKPIEAIFYTPKNVTQ, via the coding sequence TTGAAAATTACCCGGACTATCGCCAATGTCCGCTCTGAGCCTTCTCTCAAGGCCGATGTTGTATGGGTCCTTTCTCCGGCGGAAAGTTTTTTGGTTGGTCCGGAAAAGGATGGCTGGTTTCCGGTCTATCCGGCTTCCGATGACAAAGACGTGAAAACGGTTGGTTATATTTCCGGCAAAGTGGTGATACCCGCTGCTGCAGATAGCCCGCTTACTGATTGGGGCGATATTCGCTACGTCGGCAAAGATTTCAAGTATCATCTGGAACGTACTGTCAAGTCTTCAACCGGTGGAGTGCTTAAATCCGGGGATAAAATCAAGGTCGGTTTTCTCAGAAATGGATGGTATGCATTTTTCAAGGCTGACGCACAGGTCGTTTCCGAAGCAGATGCTCTTGGATATGTTAAACAGTCCGATGTCGATCTTGTTAATGAAGATGCGCGTATCCGCTACGCAGTGCGCCGGATTAACGTCATTGAGAAGCCTGTGGCTACTTCCAGAGCGGTTGGTGTGCTGAGTCCCGGCCACCGTGCGCAGGTTCGCAAAGAGAAGGGTGGTATGTACGCCCTTTACCGGATTGATACTATTGTCACAAAAGATACTCCTGTCTGGGGCTATGCATGGGGGCCTTTCCTCGCTCCATATCCTGCAAATCTTGAAAAGGCTCAAATGGCCGGAATTGATGCCCGAAAGGCTGAGATCAAGGCTGAAGAAAGCAAGATAAAACAGGAAGAGCTTGAACGCGGAAACAAACTTGCCGCCATGGAACAGGCTATGGATGACATGCTGCTTGCACCTGTAAAAACAAAGACCCTCTACGCAACCGCAGTCCTTAATGTACGTTCCGAGCCAGATGTAAAAGCTCTTATTGTGGATAAGCTGGAACAAGGTCAGGCTGTAACCGTCGGACAGCTTGATGGAAAATGGTTTCCAGTATTTAAAACTGATGAGAACAAGGAGAAGAAACTCATAGGATATGTGTACGGCACATACCTTTCAGCCGATGCTCCGGTTATTGAAGAAGAAAAACCGCGCACGAAGCGTATCCCCGGCGGTCCTGACGAAGTTCCCATCAAGATAACTTCTTCCAAAATGACATTCAGCGAAAATCGTAACCAGATTACTTTTTCCGGTAATGTTAAGGTAGTGCGTCTGGACGTGACTTTAACTTCTGATACGCTTACAGCCTACCTTAGGCCTGATGGCGACTCTCTTTCCGATACTCAGGATAAGATCAAGAAAATAGTTGCCGGCGGTAATGTCAAAGTCGTCATGAAAAAGCGTAAAGGGCATTGCGATAAGCTGACTTATGTAGTTGGTGATTCCATTATTTTCATGAAGGGTAATGCTGAACTCCAAGATGGCCCCAACAATATTCAGGGTGATGAAATTAAATTTTATATCAAAGATAACCGTGCCGAGGTCGTCGGCGGCAACAAGCCGATTGAGGCCATTTTCTACACCCCGAAAAATGTGACGCAGTAG
- the lptC gene encoding LPS export ABC transporter periplasmic protein LptC, whose protein sequence is MGRTGLILFLVLALFLGLVSGTLLGKKYGVFPHMARGSVERPLAGDENQSDISAEEIELIQGTGGDIEWILRAGSADYDQEEGLVKADKPRVTYYLGRDRKEVFVSALHGEVSQQGKGLKLWDNVKGHYGDMGLIADRLDFKPKENLLFLEGNVKVQSPAVYITSNRVKVDLVTREIMIEDGMEALISPDMVVMPQ, encoded by the coding sequence ATGGGCCGTACCGGCTTGATTTTATTTTTGGTTCTCGCCTTGTTTCTGGGGCTTGTTTCCGGAACTTTGCTGGGCAAGAAGTATGGAGTCTTCCCGCACATGGCCCGTGGTTCTGTAGAACGCCCGCTGGCTGGTGATGAGAATCAGTCTGATATTTCTGCTGAGGAAATCGAGCTGATTCAGGGAACAGGTGGTGATATTGAGTGGATTTTGCGGGCCGGAAGCGCTGATTATGATCAGGAAGAAGGTCTGGTTAAGGCCGACAAACCCCGGGTCACATATTATCTAGGCCGAGATCGCAAAGAAGTTTTTGTCAGTGCTCTGCATGGCGAAGTCAGCCAGCAGGGTAAGGGGCTCAAACTCTGGGACAATGTAAAAGGTCACTATGGCGATATGGGACTCATCGCTGACCGGCTTGATTTTAAACCCAAAGAGAATTTACTATTCCTCGAGGGAAATGTGAAAGTTCAGAGTCCGGCAGTGTATATTACTTCCAATCGGGTCAAGGTGGACCTTGTCACTCGTGAAATAATGATTGAAGATGGAATGGAAGCCCTGATTTCACCGGACATGGTGGTAATGCCTCAATAG
- a CDS encoding HAD-IIIA family hydrolase, whose protein sequence is MSAKSRAEKIKLLILDVDGVLTDGGLYYDQDGNVTKRFNVQDGLGIKFAQQAGIDLAVITGLNHGAVEKRVTELGITDYYPGQREKLPFYEKLLKEKGLKDEEVAYIGDDWIDVPVMLRVGLPMAVRNAQPEIFGISKWISSRKGGRGAVREAISFILDVQGKLDEIWKEWAG, encoded by the coding sequence ATGTCTGCTAAATCCCGAGCTGAAAAAATCAAGCTGCTTATTCTTGATGTGGACGGTGTTCTAACTGACGGCGGACTTTATTATGATCAAGACGGCAACGTAACTAAGCGTTTCAACGTACAGGACGGCCTCGGTATCAAGTTCGCGCAGCAGGCCGGAATTGATTTAGCTGTTATTACCGGGTTGAATCATGGTGCTGTTGAAAAAAGGGTGACCGAGCTGGGAATTACCGATTACTATCCCGGACAGCGGGAGAAGCTCCCTTTTTATGAAAAGCTTCTCAAAGAAAAGGGATTGAAAGACGAAGAGGTTGCCTATATCGGTGATGACTGGATTGATGTTCCGGTTATGTTGCGTGTGGGATTGCCCATGGCGGTCAGAAATGCCCAGCCTGAAATTTTCGGTATATCCAAGTGGATTTCCAGTCGCAAGGGTGGGAGAGGCGCTGTGCGCGAAGCAATTTCATTTATTCTTGATGTACAGGGCAAGTTAGACGAAATCTGGAAAGAGTGGGCAGGCTAG
- the kdsA gene encoding 3-deoxy-8-phosphooctulonate synthase produces MTPDELYQKSKQGPFILAGPCALETIDVALRAAEALADIASRLDVTVIFKSSFDKANRTSINSFRGPGMEEGLKWLQRIKDETGLPVVTDIHTPNQAASVGEVADVIQIPAFLCRQTDLLVAAANTGRIINVKKGQFLAPLDMRHVVGKLREAGNERIWLTERGASFGYNNLVVDMRSIAIMKGLGCPVVFDATHSVQLPGGLDGKSGGQREFVPILSRAAVAAGASGVFMETHPDPDCALCDGPNSWPLDRAEDLIKDLLSAWSVNYVC; encoded by the coding sequence TTGACCCCCGATGAATTATATCAGAAAAGTAAGCAGGGCCCGTTTATTCTGGCGGGGCCTTGTGCTCTGGAAACCATAGATGTCGCCTTGCGTGCTGCTGAAGCTCTGGCTGACATCGCTTCCCGTCTTGATGTGACGGTAATTTTTAAAAGCTCTTTCGACAAGGCCAACAGGACCTCTATTAATTCTTTCAGGGGACCGGGCATGGAGGAAGGGCTTAAATGGTTACAGCGGATTAAGGACGAAACCGGTCTGCCTGTTGTTACCGATATCCATACCCCTAATCAGGCCGCATCTGTTGGTGAAGTGGCTGACGTGATCCAGATTCCCGCATTTCTTTGCAGACAGACAGACCTTTTGGTTGCTGCCGCAAATACCGGGCGGATTATAAATGTTAAGAAAGGGCAGTTTCTTGCCCCCCTTGATATGCGCCATGTAGTGGGTAAGCTGCGTGAAGCAGGAAACGAACGCATCTGGCTCACAGAGCGCGGTGCTTCCTTTGGCTATAATAATCTGGTCGTTGACATGCGCTCTATTGCGATAATGAAAGGGCTGGGTTGTCCTGTTGTTTTTGATGCCACCCATTCTGTACAGCTTCCCGGAGGTCTTGACGGAAAGTCCGGCGGACAGCGTGAGTTTGTCCCTATTCTTTCCCGCGCTGCTGTTGCTGCCGGAGCTTCCGGTGTTTTTATGGAAACTCATCCAGATCCGGATTGCGCACTTTGCGATGGACCGAACAGCTGGCCTTTAGATCGCGCAGAAGACCTGATTAAAGATCTTCTTTCTGCATGGAGCGTTAATTATGTCTGCTAA